The genomic window GCTTTGCTGTCAGTCTTAATTGGATTGTGAAGCTTGTGGCCTTTGCCCATGTCAGATGCCACgtgcagctgctctcctgggGACAtgcagcccttccccagccagTGCCATGCAAACAGCAGATGGCAGAGCCAGGTGCACTCAGAGCAGGtgcctggcagcagcccagTGGGGTACAGTCTTGATGCTCAAGTGGAGGCAAACCCGTCCAGCAGCCTGGCACTTCTCCTAGCACAACTCTGCAGTTGGTGTGTGGTGTCTacatgctgtgtgtgtgtgtgcacccCTCCCATCTACTAACATGAATTCCAGCAGCAAGTTCTTGTGTctgtttttgtctgtatttcttctgtttaataaGGTTGACTGCCTTCAGCCAGTGGTCAAAGAGGAGCCTCCTCCACCAGTCACCAAATTCCAGTCCATCGGGGTTCAGGTAGAAGACGAGTGGCGGTAAGTGAAAGACTCAGGCTTTTGTAATTCTTACTCCTTTCTTCTAAATTGCTCTTTCCCCATTTCTGCTTAGACCATCTTCTCCCCTTTTTTGTTCTAATGCAAACAGTGTTGAATGGGGACCCGTGAATAGCTTTTCCTCCACAGCACACACCTGCTGCAAACAGACAAATCAATGGgagtttgaaataaataaaatagtccAACATGTAATTAGAACTGTGCATCAGTCCTCTCATCTGAATGGCCTATTGCAGTAAGCAGGCAACCTTACGATTTTGTCTGTCTGAATGTGtagtgtgtttgtgtgtggaaaaagtgaagagaaggctcaacTGCAGGCATAATAAACAAATGTCTTTTGTTTATGCCAATGGTTAGTGTGTGCAACCAGACAGGCTGAGTTCTGCTATTTAATATGTTTGGGTTTGATCTCTCTAGAAACAGCCACTCTCGCAGTATGTCCTCCAAACAGGATACAGACTCTGACACGCAGGAACCCAATAACTCTAGCTGTAAATCATCTGAGAGAAGCATTGCTGAGTGCCCCCAACACAACAACTCTGTTGGTGTTGATACCAGTACCAGGCAACCAGCCAAGCCCTCACAGATTAAGAGaaacctctcctatggagataaCACTGACCCAGCCCTGGagccttcctctctccctcctcctgacCCTTGGCTTGAGACATCATCTGCCTCGCCATCGGAACCCACGCAGCCAGGAGCCTGCCGGCGGGACGGGTTCTGGtttctgaagctgctgcaggcagaaacAGAACGGTTAGAGGGCTGGTGCCGCCAGATGGACCAGGAGACCAAAGAGAACAATCTCTCTGAAGAAGGTAGGTGCTGCCAGCCTCTAAACACAAAGCTGGAGCAGCCCAGTAGCTCCTCCTTTAAGAAAGAATTAAAGCAGAGTACTGGATTAGCTTTCTGAGGTTAAATTGCTGATCGCCCTCAGGGTGACAGTGGAACCTGGAGGTGAGTATTCGACAAGGAACTGTTTGCCCTTGGGAGGGACAGGAAGGGATAAGGCAACTTGCTTTAGCAAATGGGGCAAGAAATAATACGGTTGAGAAGACTTCAGAAGCTGCCGTCATCCACTGAGAAGTCAAAACAGCTAAAAACTTGACGAGATTGTTTTCAGAGAGGCTGTGAGAAAGCTCCCTGGCCAATCTGTTCTAGTTAAATGTACAAGGGAAAGTTTACTTGGTGGTGGGGTGGAAGGCACTATGAGTGTGTGCCTGCGTGATCTGGCTCTTCTCTGTAGCAAAGAGGAGGTTTCTTCACAGGGGAACATCTCACTGAATTCCTGCAAAGTGTACCAAAGTCATGTACACAGGAAACACAAGGGCACTTGATTTTACTGGGCTCACTCACAGCTGGACTTGttccattattttcaaatgagttGGCAAATACTCTGCTGCTTACAATGGTAATCATGCCTAGGTGTGTACTGAGTGACAGAACCAAGTAACTAGGCTGCAGGTAGCATGATATTTGGGGCCTGTTAATAACAAAGAAAGGTGAAATGGTGGTGAGATTTAGTTATAgcttgctgtcactgctggcaGTGGGGGCAACTGATCTTTAATCACATCACACTGCAATGCTGCACTGGCTCCTGAGCTggacaggcagtgctggggctctgcaCACTTCAGGGGGACAGAGTGTGTCATGTTGCCCttgctctgcctgtggcaaCAGTGCCTTGGTATGAAGAGGCACAGACTGGTGTGATGTTAGATCTGTGACTGTAAGAGCAATCTCCTAGTAGGTTCTGTAACTAAGAACGTGGTGGGTATAAAGAAAGCCCTGCTTATGCCCGTCCAGTCAAGCACAGATCTATAAATATTGAGAACTGATTtgagagagctgcagcaggctagggagaagaaagcagataTTCCATCTGTACTCATGATGTATTTGTGTGCACCATGAGTCTCTCATCCCTGcctttgcaagagaaaagccCATATTTAGTACTTTTCCATTATCAACCAGAAGAATGTTGCTATACTCAGTGGCTCTTTGGAGGCCCACTAAGAGCAGCATAAAGCCCTGGATTTTAAAAGCACTGTGATCAAAAACACTTGCCTGACAGTATTTTAATCATTCTGGTAAATGGAGATTGGAGACAGTTCTCCTGCCCCTTGCCACTTTTGCTTTGTCCATGGGCAGAAGAGCAGGTGATGATCTGTGAGCAGGTGCTACTCAATGTACTCTTCTGTCTTGCTATCTTCAGCCCATCAAACAAGCCACAAGGTAACTTCTGTGAACATTATTGCCATGATCTCagtctgttttcctgcttttgacTGCTCTAGATAGAAGGAGCAATGATGGATGGCGAAGACAACCACAGACTGTAGTTTCAGTGCAGCTTTGTTGTCTGAGAGTAGTTAATTCTTCACAGATCTCTGTAACTGCTAATGATTGTTTCTTGCTCCAGAAATGCCTGAGTTTGTTGCTGTATTTATGGTCTGTTCAACTGagcccttctttcttttctttcccaccccCAATAGTCTTAGGAAAAGTCCTGAGTGCAGTGGGCAGTGCACAGCTACTAATGTCACAGAAGTTCCAGCAATTCCATGGCCTCTGTGAACAAAACTTGGTGAG from Gallus gallus isolate bGalGal1 chromosome 20, bGalGal1.mat.broiler.GRCg7b, whole genome shotgun sequence includes these protein-coding regions:
- the DLGAP4 gene encoding disks large-associated protein 4 isoform X3 — translated: MSSKQDTDSDTQEPNNSSCKSSERSIAECPQHNNSVGVDTSTRQPAKPSQIKRNLSYGDNTDPALEPSSLPPPDPWLETSSASPSEPTQPGACRRDGFWFLKLLQAETERLEGWCRQMDQETKENNLSEEVLGKVLSAVGSAQLLMSQKFQQFHGLCEQNLNPNANPRPTAQDLAGFWDLLQLSIEDISMKFDELYHLKANSWQLAETPERKEEKKPPPPVPKKPAKSKSQLNRDKASDSDKQRQEARKRLMAAKRAASVRQNSATESADSIEIYVPEAQTRL